From a region of the Deinococcus metallilatus genome:
- the qatC gene encoding Qat anti-phage system QueC-like protein QatC, translating to MVVRLDTQALRRHGVQHHEAALDLLALAATVYAVDCLVPRKQAEDGWTRELAFEMPVADPALWETARFALERCLSFLSGDRWSITFTPRKVELWAPRREVPTPKPVQVVSLFSGGLDSTIGVINHLASTQDQLLLVGHSDTQTSGTKRDQEEVYGHINDTFSGRSELLQVHAGFDRQAGERTMRSRSFLFLALGVWASDVQGAGTPLLIPENGTIALNMPLTPTRTGSNSTRTTHPHYLELYREFLKTLGLDVPLINPLEDQTKGEAVRNCSDAALLKKVVALTNSCAKTNRRGHWVRRTPSIKHCGQCMPCLYRRAALHTAGWDEGQAYGLDLANGEVDLDGTSSGANDARALLYLIRRAPDRDELENRLFTNGPLEVGKRQDYARLVHTTLGELRTWVEDKGNPKVRGNAGV from the coding sequence ATGGTGGTCCGTCTCGACACGCAGGCGCTCCGCCGCCACGGGGTTCAACACCATGAGGCGGCGCTCGACCTGCTTGCCCTGGCCGCCACGGTGTATGCCGTGGATTGCCTGGTACCCCGCAAGCAGGCAGAGGATGGCTGGACGCGGGAACTGGCCTTCGAGATGCCGGTCGCCGATCCGGCCCTCTGGGAGACGGCGCGCTTCGCCTTGGAGCGCTGCCTGTCTTTTCTCAGCGGTGACCGCTGGTCCATTACCTTCACGCCGCGCAAGGTTGAACTCTGGGCCCCACGCCGTGAGGTCCCAACCCCCAAGCCGGTGCAGGTCGTGAGCCTGTTTTCTGGGGGGTTGGACTCCACCATCGGTGTGATCAATCACCTGGCGAGCACCCAGGACCAACTGTTGTTGGTGGGGCACTCCGACACCCAGACCTCCGGAACGAAGCGGGATCAGGAGGAGGTGTACGGGCACATCAATGACACGTTCTCGGGACGTTCAGAGCTGTTGCAGGTCCATGCTGGATTTGACCGTCAGGCGGGGGAGCGCACCATGCGCAGCCGCTCTTTCCTCTTCCTAGCCCTCGGCGTGTGGGCGTCGGACGTTCAGGGAGCCGGCACGCCGCTGCTGATTCCGGAAAACGGCACCATCGCGCTGAACATGCCCCTAACCCCCACCCGGACCGGTTCCAACAGCACCCGCACCACCCATCCGCACTATCTGGAGCTTTACCGGGAGTTCCTGAAGACCCTCGGCCTGGACGTCCCTCTGATTAATCCTCTGGAAGACCAGACCAAGGGGGAGGCGGTCAGGAACTGCTCGGACGCGGCGCTGCTGAAGAAGGTGGTGGCCCTGACCAATTCCTGCGCAAAAACGAACCGCCGGGGGCATTGGGTGCGCCGAACGCCCAGCATCAAACATTGTGGGCAGTGTATGCCCTGCTTATACCGGCGAGCGGCCCTCCATACGGCAGGCTGGGATGAGGGTCAGGCGTATGGCCTCGACCTGGCAAACGGGGAAGTGGACCTGGACGGCACGTCGTCAGGAGCAAATGATGCGCGCGCCCTTCTGTACCTGATCCGCCGCGCACCAGACCGGGACGAGCTGGAAAACCGGTTGTTTACCAATGGCCCTCTGGAGGTGGGAAAGCGCCAGGACTACGCCCGCCTCGTGCACACGACGCTGGGAGAGCTCCGCACCTGGGTCGAGGACAAAGGCAACCCGAAGGTGCGGGGAAACGCCGGAGTATGA
- a CDS encoding MraY family glycosyltransferase encodes MQDFLHALGIAEPLKWGFLSVIFTFLAAWAFTHRFIPRVRAFAVQVGWADLPNERRLNKAPLPNAGGLAIFTGFLLPVIVVWMLRPIGLPEVQIQVLAILLGATLMTMMGFIDDQFGLPPLLRMALQFVASLLLIVNGLHVDLSAMTWLPTLPAALLEPLNIAVTLLWIVGITNAFNLLDGVDGLVGGIGFIASMVLLVVAAQFPDRGTAVVLLAGLAGAALGFLRHNFNPSRIIMGDAGAYLFGYTIAAVALLGTLKASVGYSLLGPLLVLALPILDTTQVVLRRLAQGKNPLSHPGKDHLHHKLLARTDARRTAVMMWSLTLGLSPLGMWVQGVNPLVIGVVVVMVIALLALVVFRRVRALRSERVRDQDHLTA; translated from the coding sequence ATGCAGGACTTCCTGCACGCCCTGGGTATTGCCGAGCCCCTCAAATGGGGGTTTCTCAGCGTGATTTTCACCTTCCTCGCCGCGTGGGCGTTCACGCACCGCTTCATCCCCCGGGTGCGTGCCTTTGCCGTTCAGGTGGGCTGGGCGGACCTGCCCAACGAGCGGCGGCTGAACAAAGCGCCCCTCCCTAATGCGGGCGGTCTGGCAATCTTCACGGGCTTCCTGCTGCCCGTGATTGTCGTTTGGATGCTTCGACCCATCGGTCTGCCCGAAGTGCAGATCCAGGTCCTTGCCATCCTGCTGGGGGCCACCCTGATGACGATGATGGGGTTTATTGACGACCAGTTCGGCTTGCCGCCCCTGCTGAGGATGGCCCTGCAATTCGTCGCGTCGCTGCTGCTCATCGTTAACGGCCTGCACGTCGATCTCTCGGCGATGACCTGGCTGCCCACCCTGCCTGCGGCCCTGCTCGAACCCCTCAACATCGCCGTGACATTGCTCTGGATCGTTGGCATCACCAATGCCTTCAACCTGCTCGATGGGGTGGACGGCCTAGTGGGTGGCATTGGGTTCATCGCCAGCATGGTCCTGCTCGTCGTCGCCGCACAGTTTCCGGACCGAGGCACGGCGGTGGTGCTGCTCGCGGGACTGGCAGGCGCCGCGCTGGGCTTTCTGCGGCACAACTTCAATCCCAGCCGCATCATCATGGGCGACGCGGGCGCGTATCTCTTCGGGTACACCATTGCGGCGGTCGCGTTGCTGGGCACCCTGAAGGCCAGTGTGGGCTACTCGCTGCTCGGGCCGCTCCTGGTCCTCGCCCTGCCGATCCTCGACACCACCCAAGTGGTGCTGCGTCGTCTGGCGCAGGGCAAAAATCCGCTGTCACACCCAGGCAAGGATCACCTGCACCACAAACTGCTGGCCCGGACGGATGCGCGGCGGACCGCCGTCATGATGTGGAGCCTCACCTTGGGTCTGAGCCCGCTGGGCATGTGGGTCCAGGGCGTGAATCCCCTGGTGATCGGTGTGGTCGTGGTCATGGTCATCGCCTTGCTCGCGCTGGTGGTCTTCCGGCGGGTTCGCGCGTTGCGCTCGGAGCGCGTGCGGGACCAGGACCACCTGACGGCCTGA
- a CDS encoding TatD family hydrolase — MSRWVDAHCHVDLFPQPERLLAETERLGITTLAVTNLPSHFHLGHPHFRRYRRVRPAVGLHPLLATEHTPAERAAFLRALPMTSYVGEVGLDGSGHGRAFLELQRASFEFVLEALGRRTHLMSIHSRGAEAEVLDRLSAHGVQRAVFHWYTGPLRLVDAILSAGHAFSVNPAMMRSASGRRIIAQIPADRLLTESDGPHIRLEGQAQDPRAIPALVAELAPTLGLTPEELAEQIFHTLKALLSPTKGEEAPFRKGHL; from the coding sequence ATGAGTCGGTGGGTGGACGCCCACTGCCACGTCGACCTCTTCCCACAGCCCGAGCGACTCCTGGCAGAGACGGAGCGGCTGGGCATCACTACCCTTGCGGTAACCAACCTGCCCAGTCATTTCCATCTGGGCCACCCACATTTTCGGCGGTACCGCCGCGTCCGGCCCGCCGTCGGTCTTCACCCCCTGCTCGCGACTGAACATACCCCCGCGGAACGGGCGGCGTTTCTCCGGGCCCTCCCCATGACGTCCTACGTGGGCGAGGTCGGTCTGGACGGCTCAGGACATGGCCGGGCTTTTCTGGAGCTTCAGCGCGCTTCTTTTGAGTTCGTCCTGGAGGCCCTTGGCAGACGGACCCACCTGATGAGCATTCATTCTCGCGGTGCTGAGGCAGAGGTGCTTGACCGCCTGTCCGCCCATGGGGTGCAGCGGGCCGTCTTTCACTGGTACACCGGGCCGCTTCGTCTTGTGGACGCTATTCTGTCCGCCGGTCACGCCTTTTCTGTCAATCCAGCGATGATGCGCTCGGCTTCAGGACGCCGCATCATCGCCCAGATTCCTGCGGACCGGTTGCTGACAGAGTCCGACGGTCCACACATTCGTTTGGAGGGACAAGCACAGGACCCCAGGGCCATTCCCGCCCTTGTTGCCGAGCTGGCACCCACCCTTGGTCTGACACCCGAGGAACTGGCCGAGCAAATCTTCCACACTTTGAAAGCGCTTCTCTCTCCTACGAAAGGGGAAGAAGCCCCTTTTCGAAAGGGGCACCTTTAA
- a CDS encoding ABC transporter substrate-binding protein — MKTRSALTAALVLGLILTPALPVQAQAAVKKGGTLEAAWTQEPASLDPDVSSAYSSFQILENVLDTLVTLNTRGNIIPSLATSWKTSADGKTWTFTLRPGVKFSNGRAMTAADVVYSLNRLRDPKTGSGNAYHLSGVTSVTAPNAHTVVLTLKEARTNILGDLTSKSTGVFAREGVANKTIATAPIGTGPFRITSYQPGVGVKLARNPYYWQAGLPYLDGIDIRVIPDEGVRRSSLVSGDVDWVMAVPPQDIPTLKKNPKLVVDSVPAFAYWYIGVNTRRKPLDQKPVRQAIAEAINRDQIVQGAMFGQAVVNQGPIPANNAFAQRYSPYTGSLDKARALLAAGRVPQGFETSIMVTTQYPETVRIAQILQAQLAALGIKASIRTLEWAQWLEEEGKGNYDLFVLNWNAMVDPGDYFYAQHRTGQGFNFTGYSNPTLDKLLDAARFSTNDAQRKALYAQINKIVVDDAPYIYLFNPYNVNAYSTAVKGYAARPDQAINFTRTWLNR, encoded by the coding sequence ATGAAGACCAGAAGCGCCCTGACCGCCGCCCTTGTCCTCGGCCTGATCCTCACGCCCGCTCTGCCCGTGCAAGCGCAGGCCGCCGTCAAGAAGGGCGGCACCCTCGAGGCCGCTTGGACGCAGGAACCCGCTAGCCTCGACCCTGACGTCAGCAGCGCCTACAGCTCCTTCCAGATTCTGGAGAACGTTCTTGACACCCTCGTTACCCTCAATACCAGGGGGAACATCATCCCCTCGCTGGCGACCTCGTGGAAGACGAGCGCGGACGGCAAGACCTGGACCTTCACCCTGCGCCCCGGCGTGAAGTTCAGCAACGGGCGGGCCATGACTGCCGCCGACGTGGTCTACAGCCTCAACCGCCTGCGGGATCCCAAGACCGGCTCGGGCAACGCCTACCACCTCTCGGGGGTCACCTCGGTCACCGCGCCGAATGCCCACACCGTCGTCCTCACCCTCAAGGAGGCGCGGACGAATATCCTGGGTGATCTGACAAGCAAGTCCACCGGCGTCTTCGCCAGGGAAGGGGTCGCCAACAAGACCATCGCCACCGCCCCTATTGGGACCGGGCCCTTCCGCATCACCTCGTATCAACCGGGGGTGGGAGTCAAGCTCGCGCGCAATCCCTACTACTGGCAGGCGGGGCTGCCGTACCTCGACGGCATTGACATCCGCGTCATCCCCGACGAGGGGGTGCGGCGCTCCTCGCTGGTCAGCGGGGATGTCGACTGGGTGATGGCCGTGCCGCCGCAGGACATCCCCACCCTCAAGAAGAACCCGAAGCTGGTGGTGGACTCTGTCCCGGCCTTCGCGTACTGGTACATCGGGGTGAACACCCGGCGCAAGCCCCTTGACCAGAAGCCGGTGCGGCAGGCCATCGCGGAGGCGATCAACCGCGACCAGATCGTGCAGGGGGCGATGTTCGGGCAGGCGGTGGTCAACCAGGGTCCCATCCCCGCCAACAACGCCTTCGCGCAGAGATACAGCCCCTACACCGGCAGCCTCGACAAGGCGCGGGCACTGCTCGCTGCCGGGCGGGTGCCCCAGGGCTTCGAGACGAGCATCATGGTCACGACCCAGTACCCGGAGACGGTGCGAATCGCGCAGATTCTCCAGGCTCAGCTCGCCGCACTGGGCATCAAGGCGAGCATCCGCACGCTGGAGTGGGCGCAGTGGCTGGAGGAGGAGGGCAAGGGCAACTACGACCTGTTCGTGCTGAACTGGAACGCGATGGTGGACCCCGGCGATTACTTCTACGCCCAGCACCGCACCGGACAGGGCTTCAACTTCACCGGCTACAGCAACCCCACCCTCGACAAGCTGCTCGACGCCGCCCGCTTCTCGACGAACGACGCGCAGCGCAAGGCGCTCTACGCCCAGATCAACAAGATCGTCGTGGACGACGCACCCTACATCTACCTGTTCAACCCGTACAACGTGAACGCCTACTCGACTGCCGTGAAGGGCTACGCCGCCCGTCCCGACCAAGCGATCAACTTCACGAGGACCTGGCTCAACCGCTGA
- a CDS encoding AAA family ATPase — MGKTQTAHELQRRWPGSFVCDPEHLRFALHRMTPRELRGDFQDEPLWREGTRRTLARLLQRRSGAVIVPMTVVVPQYLDEMVGELAREGFDVRHFTLMASSRAVRRRLLNRGEGGASYGARQLERCLRELEQPLFAQHVHTEGRSVEQVAEEVARQVGITLEPRTTSRLNSIIRRWQVQWAHRRQD; from the coding sequence GTGGGGAAGACACAGACGGCGCATGAATTGCAACGCCGCTGGCCGGGCAGCTTTGTGTGTGACCCGGAGCACCTGCGCTTCGCGCTGCACCGCATGACGCCTCGGGAGCTACGCGGTGACTTTCAGGACGAGCCGTTGTGGCGGGAGGGCACCCGGCGCACCCTCGCGCGATTGTTGCAGAGGAGGTCTGGAGCCGTCATTGTGCCGATGACGGTGGTGGTGCCGCAGTACCTCGACGAGATGGTGGGGGAACTGGCCCGGGAGGGGTTCGATGTGCGGCACTTCACCCTGATGGCTTCCTCACGCGCGGTGCGGCGCCGCCTGCTGAATCGTGGGGAGGGAGGGGCCTCTTACGGCGCTCGCCAACTGGAGCGGTGTCTGAGGGAGTTGGAGCAGCCGCTCTTCGCGCAACATGTGCACACGGAGGGGCGCAGCGTCGAGCAGGTGGCCGAGGAGGTTGCGCGGCAGGTCGGCATAACCCTTGAGCCCCGCACGACCTCCCGACTCAACAGTATCATCCGGCGGTGGCAGGTGCAGTGGGCGCACCGACGGCAGGACTGA
- a CDS encoding Lrp/AsnC family transcriptional regulator: protein MLELDDLDWQILKFLRADGRTPFREIARQVGVTEGTVRNRVNALTDSGSVRIIAVADPISLGVPILATTYARIRPADLEAFCRKMEAAPEVCYLGTGLGQKNVVVESMHPDLPGLFDFTQAHLHQPEVLEYDTVQVLHIRKTVWDWDTVNPAQQRERARRPFPATPLEEP from the coding sequence GTGCTCGAACTCGACGACCTGGATTGGCAGATTCTGAAGTTTCTGCGTGCCGATGGCCGCACGCCCTTTCGTGAGATCGCGCGGCAGGTGGGGGTGACGGAGGGCACGGTCCGCAACCGGGTGAACGCGCTTACCGATTCGGGCTCCGTCCGCATCATCGCGGTGGCCGATCCCATCAGCCTGGGGGTGCCCATCCTGGCCACGACCTACGCCCGCATCCGGCCCGCCGACCTTGAGGCCTTCTGCCGGAAGATGGAGGCCGCGCCCGAGGTCTGTTACCTGGGGACTGGTCTCGGCCAGAAGAACGTGGTCGTGGAGTCGATGCACCCGGACCTGCCGGGCCTCTTCGACTTCACCCAGGCCCACCTGCACCAGCCGGAGGTGCTGGAGTACGACACCGTGCAGGTGCTGCACATCCGCAAGACCGTGTGGGACTGGGACACCGTGAACCCGGCCCAGCAGCGTGAACGCGCCCGCCGCCCCTTCCCCGCCACACCCCTGGAGGAGCCATGA
- the ltrA gene encoding group II intron reverse transcriptase/maturase yields the protein MSQTESVPDRGRFLILSVRRSAQQNQGKHTPGVDGMVVDTPEARVQLLQEGLSLKGYGPKPVRRVYIPKANGKTRPLGIPTVKDRVMQAIVKFALEPEWESRFEANSYGFRPGRSTMDAITAIHTTMNKRGSSQWVLDADISGCFDNISHDALLSRLPVFTKVIRRWLKAGVVEFGSKSDSPAGTPQGGIISPLLANIALDGLERLFGAEDARGNPVAPAKRKGLNRGLSVVRYADDFVVTAPSKEVLEKYVMPKLTDFLRQRGLELSEAKTRIVQVDEGFDFLGFTVRRFKGTLLTKPAKDKVLQHLRSIKAYLKSHEQTPAGQVVSDLNPVIRGWANYYRHCAAKGTFDKADHRMWQMLWVWARRRHPNKPAKWVKQRYFRDDGLWTFYEGNAQLLRRSATPVTRFTKVEGKSSPFDPALRNYWQTRQKRRVARQIYQKDRLELLRRQGGECGLCRLPLPAEDIDDHHVTPRHTGGQNTLDNRMLVHRWCHHAHHQRVGYKGLKA from the coding sequence TTGTCACAGACAGAAAGTGTCCCCGACCGGGGACGCTTTCTCATACTTTCTGTCAGGCGGTCAGCCCAGCAGAATCAAGGCAAGCACACTCCGGGGGTGGACGGCATGGTCGTAGACACGCCGGAAGCCCGCGTTCAACTCCTTCAGGAAGGTCTGAGCCTGAAGGGCTACGGACCCAAGCCTGTCCGAAGGGTCTACATCCCGAAGGCGAACGGAAAAACCCGTCCGCTGGGGATTCCGACCGTGAAGGACAGGGTGATGCAGGCCATCGTGAAATTCGCACTTGAGCCGGAATGGGAATCCCGCTTCGAGGCCAACTCTTACGGATTCCGACCGGGCAGAAGCACGATGGACGCCATCACCGCCATCCACACCACCATGAATAAGCGAGGAAGCAGCCAGTGGGTACTGGACGCCGACATCAGCGGGTGTTTTGACAACATCAGTCACGACGCCCTGCTGAGCAGGCTCCCGGTGTTCACAAAGGTCATCCGTCGCTGGCTCAAGGCGGGGGTAGTGGAGTTCGGGAGCAAGTCGGATAGCCCCGCAGGGACGCCACAGGGCGGCATCATCTCGCCGCTTCTGGCGAACATTGCTCTTGACGGTCTGGAACGGCTGTTCGGAGCGGAAGATGCAAGGGGTAACCCTGTTGCCCCGGCCAAGCGAAAGGGACTCAACCGGGGATTGAGCGTCGTCCGCTACGCGGACGACTTCGTGGTAACCGCGCCCTCAAAAGAGGTGCTGGAGAAATACGTGATGCCTAAACTCACGGATTTCCTGCGGCAACGCGGTCTAGAACTTAGCGAAGCCAAGACCCGCATCGTCCAAGTAGACGAAGGGTTTGACTTTCTGGGGTTCACGGTGCGCCGCTTCAAGGGAACACTGCTCACCAAGCCTGCCAAGGACAAGGTGCTGCAACACCTGCGGAGCATCAAGGCGTATCTGAAAAGCCACGAACAAACCCCAGCAGGACAGGTGGTCAGTGACCTCAACCCTGTCATCCGGGGATGGGCGAACTACTACCGACACTGCGCGGCCAAAGGAACTTTCGATAAGGCCGACCATCGGATGTGGCAGATGTTGTGGGTATGGGCAAGACGCCGACACCCCAACAAGCCCGCCAAATGGGTCAAGCAACGGTACTTCCGCGACGATGGCCTCTGGACGTTCTACGAGGGCAACGCGCAACTTCTGCGCCGGTCGGCCACGCCAGTCACCCGCTTTACGAAGGTCGAAGGGAAATCATCACCCTTTGATCCGGCACTACGGAACTACTGGCAGACCCGACAGAAACGCAGGGTTGCGCGGCAGATTTACCAGAAGGATAGGCTGGAACTTCTGCGCCGTCAGGGCGGCGAGTGTGGCCTGTGCCGTCTTCCGCTGCCAGCGGAAGACATAGACGACCACCACGTCACGCCGAGACACACGGGGGGACAGAACACGTTAGATAACCGGATGCTGGTGCATCGCTGGTGCCATCACGCGCATCATCAGCGGGTTGGGTATAAGGGCTTGAAGGCTTGA
- a CDS encoding ABC transporter permease, with protein MTLSYLVRRLGSVALVLLGISVLTFLLVQFIPGDPARVVLGVQASDEAVAQLRAQMGLDAPLYVQFFRWLFGVLHGDFGRSLVTGAPITGIVAPRVLPTVTLALAALLIGLALALPLGIAGALRPGSKRDLGAGLLSQLGVSVPDFWLGIMLIYLFSERLGWLPSSGYQGLAEGGLAGWAGHLLLPAVTAGVVSGAIMIRFVRSALLDVIGLDYVRTARAKGLRAGEVMTRHVLRNAAIPIVTVVGLQLATLLSQIVVVEIVFAWPGLGRLALEATLNRDYSILQASVLLTAVIYSASSLLTDLLYGALDPRVQYG; from the coding sequence ATGACCCTTTCTTATCTTGTCCGCCGTCTGGGGAGCGTGGCGTTGGTACTCCTGGGGATCAGCGTGCTCACCTTCCTGCTGGTGCAGTTTATTCCCGGCGACCCGGCGCGCGTGGTGCTGGGTGTGCAGGCGAGCGACGAGGCGGTCGCGCAGCTCCGGGCACAGATGGGTCTGGACGCCCCGCTGTACGTGCAGTTCTTCCGCTGGCTCTTCGGCGTGCTGCACGGCGACTTCGGGCGCAGCCTGGTGACGGGGGCCCCCATCACCGGCATCGTCGCTCCGCGCGTCCTCCCCACCGTGACGCTGGCACTCGCCGCCCTGCTGATCGGGCTGGCGCTGGCCCTGCCGCTGGGGATTGCCGGGGCGCTGCGGCCCGGGAGCAAGCGGGACCTGGGCGCGGGGCTGCTCAGCCAGCTCGGCGTGTCGGTGCCGGACTTCTGGCTGGGGATCATGCTGATCTACCTCTTCTCCGAGCGGCTGGGCTGGCTGCCCTCCAGCGGCTACCAGGGGCTGGCCGAGGGCGGGCTGGCCGGGTGGGCGGGGCACCTCTTGCTGCCCGCCGTTACCGCCGGGGTAGTCAGTGGTGCCATCATGATCCGCTTCGTGCGGAGCGCACTGCTGGATGTCATCGGGCTCGACTATGTGCGCACAGCCCGTGCCAAGGGGCTGAGGGCGGGCGAGGTCATGACCCGCCACGTCCTGCGCAACGCCGCGATTCCCATCGTGACGGTGGTGGGGTTGCAACTCGCCACGCTGCTCAGCCAGATCGTTGTGGTGGAGATCGTGTTCGCGTGGCCGGGACTGGGACGGCTGGCGCTGGAGGCGACCCTGAACCGTGACTACTCGATCCTCCAGGCGTCGGTGCTGCTGACCGCCGTGATCTACTCGGCCTCCAGCCTGCTCACCGACCTGCTGTACGGGGCGCTCGACCCCCGGGTGCAGTATGGCTAG
- a CDS encoding transposase translates to MVTGLLLSQRSFLPAWLPHIHSSATFAQSTERRCRRWLDNPALDPTAIYGPLVTRALRDWGGHTLILALDTSVLFEKFCLIRISVLFWGRAVPLVSRVLEHPSAQVGTAQLLPVLAEVKGLLDFLGQHQVRLLADRGFCDTQLMAWLRVCGWHYRIRIKSSLILAAPDGQRLCKVGEVRLSPRETRCVHNVTLTGQHFGPVHVALGRPLDGPEQWQVVSDEPTSIETFAEYGERFQIEEGFLDEKSGLFGLEDSKLRDAASLERLILVLAVATLLLVSEGVQIVQRGDRRVVDPHWQRALSYLKIGLRAVQYALSRGQAVFLRLTLQGAPDPEPLSGRKRPHAVPQTTLEVGWQLVFRSPS, encoded by the coding sequence ATGGTCACGGGCCTGCTGCTTTCCCAGCGCAGCTTTCTCCCGGCCTGGCTGCCCCACATCCACTCCAGCGCCACCTTCGCTCAGAGCACTGAACGCCGCTGTCGTCGGTGGCTGGACAATCCTGCCCTCGACCCCACCGCCATTTACGGTCCACTCGTGACCCGTGCCCTGCGCGACTGGGGCGGGCACACTCTGATCCTGGCCTTGGACACCAGTGTCCTGTTCGAGAAGTTCTGCCTGATTCGCATTTCGGTCCTGTTCTGGGGACGAGCGGTGCCGCTCGTCTCGCGCGTCCTCGAACACCCCAGCGCTCAGGTCGGCACGGCTCAACTGCTGCCCGTCCTGGCCGAAGTCAAAGGCCTCCTCGATTTCCTCGGTCAGCATCAGGTCCGCCTTTTGGCGGACCGGGGGTTCTGCGACACGCAACTGATGGCCTGGCTGCGGGTCTGCGGGTGGCACTACCGTATCCGCATCAAATCCAGCCTGATCCTCGCTGCGCCAGACGGCCAGCGGCTGTGCAAAGTGGGCGAGGTCAGACTCTCCCCCAGGGAAACCCGTTGCGTTCACAACGTCACCCTCACCGGGCAGCACTTTGGTCCGGTTCACGTGGCTCTGGGCCGTCCATTGGACGGCCCAGAGCAGTGGCAGGTCGTGAGCGACGAGCCGACCAGCATCGAGACCTTCGCCGAGTATGGTGAACGCTTCCAGATCGAGGAAGGCTTTCTGGACGAGAAAAGCGGCCTGTTCGGTCTGGAAGATTCCAAGCTGCGAGACGCTGCCAGTCTGGAACGCCTGATTCTGGTGCTGGCGGTCGCAACCTTGCTGCTCGTGTCCGAAGGGGTTCAGATTGTGCAGCGCGGGGATCGACGTGTCGTCGATCCCCACTGGCAGCGGGCGCTGAGCTATCTCAAGATCGGTCTCCGGGCTGTTCAATACGCGCTGAGCCGAGGTCAGGCGGTCTTCCTCCGCCTGACCCTCCAGGGTGCGCCTGACCCTGAGCCACTGAGCGGACGAAAACGCCCTCATGCTGTACCACAAACAACGCTCGAAGTCGGCTGGCAGCTCGTTTTTCGTTCGCCCTCATAA
- a CDS encoding ABC transporter permease: MASSAVEASPRRGRSFFSRVLGHRTLRVGLVLLALVLLATLAGQLFTPQDPVAMNFAATFQPPSAAHLLGTDNFGRDVFSRILAGAWVSVRVALIAVGLSALVGVTLGTAAGYYRGWVDEVLMRLMDVLMAFPALLLAIAVMAILGRGVENAMIAIAVVYTPIFARITRGSILTVREEEYLTAARALGQTDLRLMWRHVLPNALGPIIVQTSLSLAFAVLAESALSFFGLGTQPPTPSWGLMLSEGRSFLLQAPWLGLFPGVAIMLTVLSFNLVGDGLRDLLDPRMRQRLR; encoded by the coding sequence ATGGCTAGCTCGGCCGTTGAAGCTTCGCCACGGCGGGGGCGCAGCTTCTTCAGCCGGGTGCTGGGCCACCGCACCCTGCGGGTGGGGCTCGTCCTCCTGGCCCTGGTGCTGCTCGCCACCCTGGCCGGGCAGCTCTTCACGCCGCAGGACCCCGTCGCCATGAACTTCGCGGCGACCTTTCAACCGCCGAGTGCCGCGCACCTCCTGGGGACCGACAACTTCGGGCGGGACGTGTTCTCACGCATCCTGGCGGGGGCGTGGGTGTCGGTGCGGGTGGCCCTGATCGCGGTGGGGCTGTCGGCCCTCGTGGGCGTTACGCTGGGGACGGCGGCGGGCTACTACCGGGGCTGGGTGGACGAGGTGCTGATGCGCCTGATGGACGTGCTGATGGCCTTTCCGGCGCTGCTGCTGGCGATTGCGGTCATGGCGATCCTGGGGCGGGGTGTGGAGAACGCGATGATCGCTATCGCCGTTGTGTACACGCCTATCTTCGCCCGCATCACGCGCGGCAGCATCCTGACCGTGCGCGAGGAGGAGTACCTGACGGCAGCCCGCGCGCTGGGGCAGACCGACCTGCGGCTGATGTGGCGCCATGTCCTCCCCAACGCGCTCGGCCCCATCATCGTGCAGACCTCGCTGAGCCTGGCCTTCGCAGTTCTCGCCGAGTCCGCCCTGAGCTTCTTCGGCCTGGGCACCCAGCCCCCCACCCCGAGCTGGGGCTTGATGCTCTCCGAGGGGCGGTCCTTCCTGCTGCAAGCCCCGTGGCTGGGCCTGTTCCCGGGCGTGGCGATCATGCTCACGGTGCTGAGCTTCAACCTCGTCGGGGACGGCCTGCGCGACCTGCTCGATCCCCGCATGCGGCAGCGGCTGCGGTAA